The nucleotide sequence TTCTCTTCTGGGGAAGctaggggttttttttttatgtaattgtGGTGTGTGATTGAGCTTCTCTGGTGTTTGTGCTTGGATTTATGGTGCCAATTTTGCTGATCTGTGATCTGCACGGATTTTTACGGTTTTGATTTGGTGTTGCCTCGGTTTTGCCTCCGTTACCTTTGGTATGTTACTGAGGAAGGTCGGGGGGGACTTGAAGAAAATGGGAATTTGACTTCTATGTGGTTGTCTGGAGGTCTTTTTTTTCCAGGTCCCAAACATGAAGCGTTGTAGAtttatagcaatttgtaccatTTCCgtacattttctcagcaaccaggCAGGGGTTATGTTTTCTTTATCTGACTTTAGTTCTATTGATAATTGGTTGTTTTTGGGTTGGGATATCTTAAGCAGTCCGATTATTATTTTACTCTTCTCGAAAAGTTTAGGTTGCGGCATCTTACTATCTATCTCCCGAAAGCCAAACAAAGTGTTATCCTTTTCACCTCTGGGGGTTTCGTTTCTTATGATGATCACTTGTTGAGGGGTTTTGGAAGGGTTTCccttccccctttttttttggttctccCGGCTACTTTTTTGTAGTTAAAAGCAATGCGAATTTCACTCTTAAGAGCAATAaaggttctttaaaaattatagcaAGCTGATACTTTGCAATTTGACCCAGTGTTTCATTTCTTCTGTGTTTCATGTTCTTTATTAAAAAGTTCTGCTTATATTGATGTCACTTTGATTCCCTTATTGCAGCAGAAATTTGGGCTCAATTTTTGGTCAGATTGGATTGAGAAGTCAATCAAAATGACGTGGACATCTTCTTTTGTGAATTATAGCAGGAATTGTGTTCGCTTGGTGGTGTTCTTTCGTGTGATTCTGTAAAATTTGATTGTTTTCGTGAGGACTCTCTCTTAGCTCTAGTTTAATGTTGCCTTTTTAACCTttcaattgtattttttttttctttttattagaaGATGTATGTGTATTCagtgaaaaaaggaaaaatttgaCCACACTTCAGATTGTTTTGATGCTTTTTGTTTATCCTTTTTCTGGTTGCAACAACAGGCCTGAAAGAGAAACCACCAAACTCTTAAAATCTTAGGGTGTGATATTGtttcaaaatagtaaaaatcaatatgatgcaggactttttttttttttttctatacgATTCAGAACTGTTTCAGAAAATTTCTGGGAAACCAAACAGTGATTttcagctttttttttttttttttctcaaaggaATAGATCatgcattatatttttaaaaaaagtttcactgttttcatctaaattttttgaaaaataagaagcTTGGTTTGAAAATCCTGAACGACAGCCGCTTATTTTGCATGTTTTTCTACTTTCCGAAAATGAAAAACGCATTCATTGAAGCTAGGTGATTGCCCTAGGATTAATCAATCTCAGGCTTTTCTTTATTGGGTTCcaaatagtaaaataataatgataatagtagtagtagtaataataatgataataaatttcaaaagtcaaacTCGTTAccttttcttacatttttctgACCAACAGCATATCACTGATGTGCTGTTGTTTATCtttgatatttcttttcaaCTGATGATCTAATGGGATTTTGGCTTGCTGATGTAGGTGAAATATCATTTGTTGTGAAGGAAATTTTTTGATTCACTTTGTTGCTTATTAATACTGGTTGAGGAAGTGAGAATGTACATTGCAGTAACCTTAAAGAGATATCGAGCAGTGAAAGAAGTTGGGAAGATTAAAATGAGTGTTGGGATCATTGCGCATTATCAACTGATGCAAGTTTGTCAGGTAAAGGTGTTTTCTTATGTGATTCATTATTTCGGGTTTTCTGTAATGCTTTGCTGGAAATGTTTATTTTATGTTCCTGTTGATAGCTGTAGTTAGAATCTATCTAAGGCTTCTTATGGCTTATGATATGCCGAGATACATTTCTTGTTTGAGGTTATGCTTGAGTCATTTGAAATGGAATTCTCATTGGGTttgaaatcaattatttttctacCCAGATTTTATTAACTTTCTGAATTGGTGCAAACATCATTGTAAAACCATGATTATAAGTTATGACCGTGTTGCTAATGTTGAAATAAGTAGATATATGTTGATCTAGTTCCATCCTTCGTAGCTTGTTGGGGTTTTGACATCAAATGACCTCCATAAGGTCAGGTTTCAAGGGCTGCTGAAAAAGAAGATCAAGGATATATCATAAATGTTGATCTAGTGAtatcaaaatgttttttcatttctgATTTTTTGAGATTGGGTACCCAACTGAAGTAATCAATCCAGCAATTTTGAGTCATGTATTATTATGTTTTCATGTGTGAAAATGGGAGCATGAATTATTTTACTGCTTTTTTTGTTCATTCTGTaataaatgtttgataaaaagaaagaagaaattaacTATAAGAAGGAACACATCAAGAAGAGAACTAATTGAACCatattgaaatcaaataaagattgAATTGACAGtgcaaaatttgattaaattcaaTCATCTGAATATTCCTCCAAAAGAAAAGAttgataaattggaagtttaGAAGCTTGTAAATGTTAGAGTGAAGGTCAATACATGGACAGACTGAGGTTAAAGAGATGAAATTCATGCTTGGACATGCACATTTAGTAGATGGTGCCATGTCTATCATGAACATTCTTAGTGTTGAAATAACATTGTTTACAGTATCCGATTGCTTTTCTTGAATATGTTCTCTTGCTATACTGATTGTACCAATTTAAACGTCTTAATGGTGCCTATAATCACGTTTTTCTATCTTCTATTGCAGGCTGAGTATTTCCGACAATTGCTAAAACCTGTTACGTAGTTTAGTGTTGCAAAGCTCGGGGATATTGGGGACATACTGCCTTGGTGTTGTGTTTATACTGAGAGGGCagtaacaaaaattaaaaatctggTTCTGGTACTGTTTTTTTGGGTTAGACAGCAGTTTATTCTCTTATGGCAATACCATAAGTGTACTATTTAGCTTTCTCGTCTCCTTAGGATCCTTCACCCAATTGAAAACCAATTGCCACCATCCCCAgttgaagataaaaaaattgcCAACTCAAAACTGCAAATCCATCTTTTCAGATAATTGTTTGTTCAAGAGGACTACTAATGCAGAGGGACCAGCAGTTTTGTCCCGAAAAGGTGATGCGACCTCTTGCAAATGAAGTGGGTAACAATTACATGTATAATACCCCTGTTGAATCTGCCTTTGGTGCAGTCTTTCCGCCAGGTGCAAAGGACTTGGGACCATTCCATGGTGTTGAGTTTCAACCCTCTGATGTTTGCCCAAAGAATTTTATTATCTTTGACCAGACTGATCATAGAAGCCAGATCATGTTTCATCCAGCAATTGCTCAGAAATTCAACTGTCCCAGTTTAAATCTTTGTGCAACTTACATCCATAACAATCTGGAAAAGAGAGAAATTAACATTGACGAGGGAGAAGCATCCTCTGCCCTGAAAGAGGATTCAGAAGATATTGATGCATTGTTGAGCCTGGAGGAGGAAGACCAAGAAGAATATGATGAAGAAGAAGTAAGCACAGCTCGAACTCATGGAAACTATGGAAGCAATTGCGAAGATACTTGCTCCAGTTATGGTTCAAAACCCAGAAAGATTAAGTTATCATCTTCTATCCTGAAGTCATCTAGCAGTGGCAGCAGCTGTAACAGTGAAAGGAAACGgcagaaaatgaagaagatggtgAAGGCACTGAGAGGAATTGTACCTGGTAGCAGCCAAATGAATACAGTTGCTGTTCTAGATGAAGCTGTTAGGTACCTCAAATCTCTGAAGGTTGAAGTACAGAAGCTTGGAGTGAGTAATTCGAAGAAAATATCTTGAATCTATGCTGCGGTAACAGCAATTGAATTCAATCTATTTTATTATGCTTCAGTTACCCTTTATTAGTTgggactctctttctctctctgtctctctctcaaAAGCAGGTTGGCATTATAAGGATGATAATGATCGAGTATTTGGGATGAGGGTCATGTTAGAAATTCCAGTTTCAATGATGCTTTCCTTAGTGGGATGACCCCagcttgttttgtttttcactttgttGGTGGGAAGGATGGGCTGTGGGTGTTTATGTGTAATATGCAAAACCTCTTCCACTTGGGTGTTATCCTATTTGAACTCTTTTCATTTTGGTTGGCCAATACATTAAGTGCTATAATAAAGTGTACTTCGGATTTAATTAATATGCTCTCTATCCTACTCTCCCTGTTGAGatttcccccctttttttttactctAGCATTTGTTAAGGATCAGTAGTCCTTGTGTGCTGAGTACTTGATATGCTTTTCTATATGAGCATGGCTTGCTCAGCAAtctcactattttcagtttcttTATAATACTTGCAACATGCCTTTTTATCTGTTTGTGCTGGAGATCAAGAGACACTGGGGTCATGCTCATGTTCATGTTCATGTTCCTTTGCATGCATGGTGGTGCTTTTCTATTACCTCCCCCTGCTGCAAGTCAGGTAATGGTGTTCCTTGTTAGTGGTGCACCAACAGACTTTTTGTGACATCTCTGCTCTTCGAAGATTTGTGCTCCTTCATAGGTCCCACCTTTCTAtctcttttattaaattttgcagtgtatttttcatgtttagtcaattattttcaatttctttataGGGGAAAAATGCTTATTCAAGGACAAAAGAGAAGCCCCAACCACACAAGTAGGTAACAGAGGATCCAAGCATTAGGGTATCTATATAATGCCCTTTTTGCCTTGTATGATCACAGAAGAGACGATCCAAAACATGAATAAAGCTTCCAAACTCCCTCACTCTTTTTCTGAACTTTTGGCTGCTTTGCTCTTTTCTGATCCACCAAATAATGCAATGTAGGGCACATTTCAACCATGGAACATGGCAATACACTTGAATGGCCCTGAAAGGCCGTCTCTGTCTTGTTCCTCTTAATTATGGTGCTTATGCATATGGAGTTCCTTGGTTTGGGTTTTCCCTTGTTAGTACTTAAATGGAATTGGAAATAAGCTTTACATGTGGGTGTAGTTGCTTTGCTATATTTTGCTGACTTGTACTCTTTTCATCATCTTCACTTGCTCCTGTTCTGTTAGCAATATTTTGTCAAGAGTTTGATAAAGCCCGTCCCTCTCAATCAGGACATTTGATGCCTTAGCAGAAAATTCTCTTGGACTGAAACATATCCCTCCTTTTTGTTGTGAACATCCTACCATTTATGTTTTTGTCTTCCACTGTCAGGTTTGAATGGAATCAAACTCAGGCAGATTTCTTGTTTTGGGctcaaacattttattaaatgaagTCGGATTAAAATTACTCTTAGCCAAGTTCAGTTGTTTTATTTGCCTCAAAATGGCGTGAGTCCAGGACCATAGCAATTCAATTAAGAcattgaatttgaattaggCTAGTGTTTATCCAATCAAATAAGCTGTCTTAGTCATAAGCTGTGATCGCAAATTCTCAAGTGTGATGGTAGAGGGAAATCAATTGCTTCATTGTTcaatatgattaatttattgagCCGCATAGCTCTAAAACATTTGACTCTAGAGATATGCATCCGGCCACTCCATTCTAATGGGCCCATATATCACGTAACATTACTTAAGATTGCCCTCATAGAATAAAAATCAACTGGTGAGCCAATTGCCAAGTTGGGGGGCATTTATCTCTTCGTATGGTGCGTTTGGTACATAGCAGTAGGAATGAATATAGGACAGGAATAGTTGAAAATGTCGTTGACGGTAAGATCTGACTTCCattaaaatggatttttaattcatattccTATATTAAAAACCAATCTGAGAACATACCAATGAGAAATGGGATTGATTTCCTCGGACTGGACCAGCTGGTCCGACCGAATGAACTTCCCGGTAGTCAAACCGGTATTAAACCGTGTCTAAACTTATCAGACGACAAgcttataaaacttaaatttgggCCACGTTTCTAGGCCCATACTGCTAACTTGTTAAGCTTGGATGTTGAAGTTATTTATAGGGCACTTAGAGCACATAGAATCCATCTGCTTCCGATGTGGGACTGGGAGTAGGATTAAATAGAGGCAAAACAATCCTTCTTTGAGGGCTGGACGGATCACAAAGTTTGAAGCATTTGAAGTTTGAACCATTGAGCCACcgtatttattaaatgatattgttaaaaaatatatataataagaatctaagattaatatttttatttcaaaattttattatataaaatccttaaagaaatgtaaatatttaaattcctgtttatttttataataataatataataattattataaaaaataatataaattaattaatataataattttaaaacaataaaatacaaagacaaaaggataaaattaaatattataaattttttcatcttaaatatattttcattcttaaatagtacatatttctatttaataaaattttaaatattaaactttatcatttaatttaatataccaaatataaaaataaaatattattaaaatttgtaaatttatatattttaaatttttttataattatttttaattttatataatatataaattatatatttattacatcactGGTTCGACCGTGGTTCGACTACAGGTTCGATCAATAAACCACGAACCGATAATTTTTCTGGTTTGATGACCGAtctaattctaaaaacattgaattTCCCTTTATCATTCTAAACAAGTGAGTGCGGGTACTTATAGGATTCGTAAGATTATTATACCGATTGCATGCTAAACAAGATGTCTTTTATAGCAAACCATAACTATGCACAATAGCATTGCTTCATTCTATTCAAAACCGTcatttaatcctattttaagTATACTAGTATGATTACATTCAATTAGTTATTGCTAACTTCATTTCTTAATAAACCCAAAAACAATCCACAAATTGGTCCAATAAATTTTACCAATAAAAATAGacttaaattaacaaatataacccaacaGAAATATCTCACATGTTATAGACCCTagtccaaaaattttcaattaataattaaaatacaaacacaatcaatcaagtttaaatataaaaaatcaaaataaatcaaattagacctaaatttaatatctaatAATTCAAGtctaatttaatatgcaaaccgAATCCACAACAAAAACCAagtccaatttaataaataaataactaaacaaattaaGTAAACTCAAAATACCCAAGCTACTactacaaaaatcaaataaactaaaatacaaaatagaaataaaacaaagtaataaaaataaaaatttaaaatatataagtgaGGCAAAACATTTAAATGTTAATCggatatgaaatttaaaaataaaattaagctcaacattaatgtaaaaataaatttgaaacaaattttgaagTCTACAACTTTACATAATTTACAAATCAGTTATTGTAGTTGCCTTAACTTATTAGTAGAagtcttttatttaataataagtgGGACGCAAATGAGAAAATGCGCGCCGATTCACATATTGTCCATCCGTATGTTTCCCCCATTTCACATTGGGGCTTAGACTAACAGCACAAAAGGAAATGGGCAGCCCGATTCTAGCTTTCTTTCTATTGACAACTTTTGCAATGTAGctgggaagaaaaagaaaatatgcaaaaataaataaacgaaaTTCTTCAAACAAATATCCAATGGTTTCTCAGCTCGCAGACTGATGGGCAGCAAAATATTCATACCCGGCCCCTACCTCCGGTCATCAAAGGCCATCaataatagagaaaatataGTCTCACCATCCCATAAGAAGTACTGTGAGAAGAATGGCTATTCCTTATCCTTTTTACCAAGTTGGTGATACGCTTCATAAGCCAATCTTACATCCTTGCAAATCCTAAAAACTCTTCTATTTACTGTGGTTTTCTGGACTTCTTCATAGCTTTAAaactgaaaacaaaaatgtatttataataGGGATGACCTTCAATATGGAAATTTGATCATAAGAATTTCTTCATAATTTTGGGGCTATGAATGAGCTCATGAAAGATGAGGTTGACTGAGGTCTTTGGATTTTGTCTTGATATCTTGGTGGGTGTCATGATATCTTTTACTTTTGAATGGGAAACCACCAAACGCTTTCTTCCTTCTGGGTGGTGCTCAAAGTCAAGCATAACACTTTTCTGAGGTTCAATGAactaaattttcttcttttctatgATTATTGCTTATGGGTTTGTGAGACCATTGGCTGATAGATtgaaatttctatatatatatatatatgcttcttCTGGTTCAAGATCCTTATTAGTATCAAGTGTTCATTGATGGAGCCCAGAAGTGTTGGTTTAACAGTAGTGGTAGTTTGTTCTGTTCTGGTTGTGGTGGTTATAAGCATGGATCCAAGTTTTGAAGTCGACCATCAGGCTTTGAAGGCCTTCAAGAGTTCAGTTGCTGACGATCCCTCTGGAGTGCTTGCAGATTGGAGTGAAGCCAACCATCATTGCAATTGGTCTGGAATCACATGTGACCCTTCATCCAGTCGTGTCATGTCAATTATACTGATGGAGAAGCAGCTTGCCGGCGTGATCTCGCCATTCCTTGGAAACCTTTCCAAACTCCAGGTTCTGGACTTAACTTTAAACACATTCACTGGGCAAATTCCACCTCAACTGGGGCTTTGCTCCCAGCTTTCAGAACTGATTCTTTACCAAAATTCTCTTGCCGGACCAATTCCACAAGAACTAGGAATCCTAGGGAATTTACAATCATTAGATTTGGGGGCTAACTTTTTGGAAGGAAGCATTCCTGAAAGCATTTGT is from Vitis riparia cultivar Riparia Gloire de Montpellier isolate 1030 chromosome 10, EGFV_Vit.rip_1.0, whole genome shotgun sequence and encodes:
- the LOC117923661 gene encoding transcription factor bHLH144, encoding MQRDQQFCPEKVMRPLANEVGNNYMYNTPVESAFGAVFPPGAKDLGPFHGVEFQPSDVCPKNFIIFDQTDHRSQIMFHPAIAQKFNCPSLNLCATYIHNNLEKREINIDEGEASSALKEDSEDIDALLSLEEEDQEEYDEEEVSTARTHGNYGSNCEDTCSSYGSKPRKIKLSSSILKSSSSGSSCNSERKRQKMKKMVKALRGIVPGSSQMNTVAVLDEAVRYLKSLKVEVQKLGVSNSKKIS